In a genomic window of Marinitoga litoralis:
- the fsa gene encoding fructose-6-phosphate aldolase has product MKIFLDTANIEEIKIAKDWGIIDGVTTNPTLVSKEGNIDFETRVKEICEVVKGPVSAEVVSMDYENMVKEARHLASLSEYVVVKIPMTQDGIKAVKTLSSEGIKTNVTLVFSPLQALLAAKAGATYVSPFIGRIDDVGNQGLDLIEEILQIYYNYEFDTQVIAASVRHPYHVVEVAKMGCDIATIPFGVLQKLFFHPLTDKGIERFNDDWRKYLELKNK; this is encoded by the coding sequence ATGAAAATATTTTTAGATACTGCGAATATTGAAGAAATTAAAATCGCAAAAGATTGGGGAATTATTGATGGAGTTACAACAAATCCCACATTAGTATCAAAAGAGGGAAATATTGATTTTGAAACAAGAGTAAAAGAAATATGTGAAGTTGTAAAGGGGCCAGTTAGTGCAGAAGTTGTCTCTATGGATTATGAAAACATGGTAAAAGAAGCTAGACATTTGGCTTCCTTAAGTGAATATGTAGTTGTTAAAATTCCAATGACACAAGATGGTATTAAAGCAGTAAAAACATTATCATCAGAAGGAATAAAAACAAATGTTACTTTAGTATTTAGTCCTTTACAAGCATTATTAGCAGCAAAAGCAGGTGCTACTTATGTAAGTCCATTTATTGGAAGAATAGATGATGTTGGAAATCAAGGATTAGATTTAATTGAAGAGATTTTACAAATATATTATAATTATGAATTTGATACTCAAGTTATTGCAGCTAGTGTTAGACATCCATATCATGTTGTTGAGGTTGCAAAAATGGGATGCGATATAGCTACAATACCTTTTGGGGTTTTACAAAAACTATTTTTCCATCCTTTAACTGATAAAGGTATAGAAAGATTTAATGACGATTGGAGAAAATATTTAGAATTAAAAAATAAATAA
- a CDS encoding rRNA adenine N-6-methyltransferase family protein has translation MVNEIKRKVEIDDNLTHAFKEIPRENFVYSGIFKALIYSDQAIPTYYGKNFLSTSSQPSLMALFFKSVNLKEGDTVFEIGTGTGYNAAIMSRIIGDKGFLVTTEPEYEIFELAKENLKKYKNVLVLNIDGYYGYDMKKFDAIISTVAIDGIPKKWVMQLKEHGKIIAPIVLGDDITDYTFLFEKKDNDIYAKFIVRTSFLRALGKLSFKKHIECKYFDFTINKRLDISEKVFEFCITYFNSYNKCINILDEYGIYKNGILKFNGEKLINIIDNLKNVDLYSAKFKGVEIYDFLNFIPWSD, from the coding sequence TTGGTTAACGAAATAAAAAGAAAAGTAGAAATTGATGATAATTTAACACATGCTTTTAAAGAGATTCCACGAGAAAATTTTGTATATAGTGGAATCTTTAAAGCTTTAATATATTCAGACCAAGCTATTCCAACATATTATGGAAAAAATTTTTTGTCAACGTCTAGTCAACCTTCTTTAATGGCATTATTTTTCAAATCTGTAAACCTCAAAGAAGGAGATACAGTATTTGAAATTGGTACAGGGACTGGTTATAATGCTGCGATAATGTCAAGAATAATAGGAGATAAAGGTTTTTTGGTAACAACAGAACCTGAATATGAGATTTTTGAATTAGCAAAAGAAAATTTAAAAAAGTATAAAAACGTTTTAGTGTTAAATATAGATGGCTATTATGGATATGATATGAAAAAATTTGATGCAATAATATCAACTGTAGCAATAGATGGTATTCCTAAAAAATGGGTAATGCAATTAAAAGAACATGGGAAAATCATAGCTCCTATAGTTTTAGGAGATGATATAACTGATTATACATTTTTATTCGAGAAAAAAGATAATGATATTTATGCTAAATTTATTGTTAGAACATCATTTTTAAGAGCTTTAGGAAAATTATCTTTTAAAAAACATATTGAGTGTAAGTATTTTGATTTTACTATAAATAAAAGATTAGATATATCTGAAAAGGTATTTGAATTTTGTATAACATACTTTAATTCGTATAATAAATGTATTAATATTCTAGATGAATATGGAATATATAAAAATGGAATATTAAAATTTAACGGAGAGAAATTAATAAACATAATTGATAATTTGAAAAATGTTGATTTGTATTCTGCTAAATTTAAAGGTGTAGAAATATATGATTTTTTGAATTTTATTCCTTGGAGTGATTAA